The DNA window GCCATACATCCGGTTCCGGTCTGGGACTTGCAATTGCTGTGGAGGTAGCAAAAGCACATGGTGGAGAACTTACTTTCAGCAATGCACCGGGCGCATTTTGTGTTCGGTTGACCTTTCCACTTTGATTGAGGGCAAGGGCGTAGCGAACGTTCGCATTATTTCTCGCAAGAGACCGGAGTGATCTGCTATTGCCAGTTTCACAATATCTCTTGTACGGGGAACGGCATGTCGCGATTTTCGCCACTCGCCGCAATACTGATTGCGGTTGTGATATTTGCCCTGGATACGCTGACGACCTTTGATATGGCCATCGCCGTGCTCTACGTCACGGTTGTGCTCCTTTCACTCTCATTTGCCACAAGAAAGGGACTTCTGTTTATCGGTGCTATTTGCATAGGCCTGACACTGCTCAGCTTCGCCGTTTCCCACGGCGAAAATCCCACGTCGGATTCTACCGCCCGGTGTTTCGTGAGCCTTGCCGCCATCGGCATCACCACTTTGCTGGCATACAGGGTCAAAACGGCTATCGCTGTGCTTGGCGAGAGCGAACAAAGATACCGGACCATCTTTCTCGCAACGGGCGTTGCTATCCTCGAAATGGATTTTACCGCCGTTAAAGCTGCGATTGAACGTCTCAAAGCCGATGGTTTCACTGACTTGCGGACAGCCGCAGAGGTCAATCCCGACTTTGCGCGCGCCGCTATCGGGATGATGAGGCTGACCAACGTCAACAACACCACCCTGACCACTTTCAAGGCAAAGGACCTTGATGCTTTCAAGACCGCTTTGCCAGCACTTATCGGCAAGGAAATGGAAGGTTCAATCTGGGCATTGCTCGAGGCAATATGGGACTTCAACACATCCTTCGAATCCGAAACGATGATGAACGACCTCGATGGAAACCGCATTTCTATCCTTTACAATGTTGCCATGCCGCATGACCGTCCATCGCTTGACATGGTGCTGGTGAGTATTGTGGACGTAACAGCACGGCATGAGGCTGAAAACGAATTGCACCAGGCCCATGCAGAACTGGCTCACGTCACCCGTGTTGCCACGCTGGGCGAACTTACGGTGTCTATCGCCCATGAAGTCAACCAGCCGCTTGCGGCTATCGTTACCAATGGAGGAGCGGGTTTGCGCTGGCTCAAACGAAGCGAGCCTGATCTCGGCGAGGTTGAAACCTCGATGCAGCGCATGATCGCCGACGCGGGCCGGGCGAGCGAAGTTATCAAACGTTTGCGCGCGCTGTCGAGCAAGGCAACCTCGCAGACGATCCCTGTCAATCTCAACGAGGTCATCAGGGAAACCGTGGTGCTGGTTCAACGGGAATTGACCAACCAGCGGATAGATCTGCAACTGGAACTCGCCGCTGATTTTCCATCGATTTCCGGCGATCCCATACAACTCCAGCAGGTCATCATCAATCTGATCCTCAATGCCGTTCAGGCAATGTCTGACCCGGCAATCAGGACCCGTAAACTTCTGGTCCAAACCGCCATTGCCGGTGGCGTGGCTGTAACGAAAGTTCGTGACACCGGAACGGGTTTTGCCGCTGAGACAGCTGCAAGCCTGTTCGATGCCTTTTATACGACCAAGTCCAACGGCATGGGCATGGGACTATCAATTTGCCGGTCGATTGTCGTTGCGCATGGCGGGCGGATCAATGCAAGCTCTGAACCTGGTACAGGTGCCGTCTTTGAGTTCACCATTCCGTTGCAAGAGGAAGCTGTGTCATGATCCAGAATACGCCGCCATTGGTGTTTGTTGTTGATGACGATGCCTCATTGCGCGAGGCATTGGGCAGTCTTTTCAGATCAGTCGGGATGCAGGTCGAGCTATTTGGCTCACCGTCAGAATTTCTGGAACGCGGGCCGGTAGTGGTGACCGAAAGTTGCCTTGTGCTGGATATCCGCCTCCCCGGCGTAAGCGGGCTGGATTTCCAGAGCCAGCTTGCGAAACTTGGCAATAATATTCCAATTGTTTTCATGACCGGTCATGGTGATGTTCCGATGTCCGTGCGCGCGATGAAAGCAGGAGCGCTCGACTTTCTTATCAAGCCGTTCCGGGATCAGGATATGCTGGATGCCGTCTCGAACGCTCTTGCGCTTGATCGGGAACGCCGCGCGACGGATGGCGAACTTTCCAACCTGAAGTCACGTTATGAGAGCCTGACAGCGCGCGAACGGGACGTTATTGCTTTGGTAACCACCGGGTTGATGAACAAGCAAGTTGCCGGAAAGCTGGGCGTGAGCGAGATTACCGTAAAGATCCATCGCGGCCACCTGATGGAAAAAATGGGCGTCAGAACGCTTGCTGAACTGGTCAAGATCTACGAGGCGCTTCGGCCCGTTCTGGGCAAATAAAGCCGCGACCTAAACCTCTGTATGATATGATTCAGTGCCTGAAAAGCGCATCTTCAGCACGCGTGAGCTATATTGCGCATCCCATCAAAAGGACGGGTCGTGTCTGAAGCAAAATCCATAGCCATTATAGACGACGACGCGTCGATGCTGGACGCTACCGAGAATCTGGTGCGCTCCTATGGTTTCAAAGTTTGCAAGTTTACTTCTGCCGAATCCTACCTTGCTTCCGCCGGAGACACCGAGATCGATTGCCTCATAACCGACGTACAAATGGACGGGATCAGTGGCGTCGAGTTGTCGCAAATCCTGTGGGAGAGCGGCGTCAAAACGCCGATAATTTTTATTACCG is part of the Phyllobacterium sp. T1293 genome and encodes:
- a CDS encoding sensor histidine kinase — translated: MSRFSPLAAILIAVVIFALDTLTTFDMAIAVLYVTVVLLSLSFATRKGLLFIGAICIGLTLLSFAVSHGENPTSDSTARCFVSLAAIGITTLLAYRVKTAIAVLGESEQRYRTIFLATGVAILEMDFTAVKAAIERLKADGFTDLRTAAEVNPDFARAAIGMMRLTNVNNTTLTTFKAKDLDAFKTALPALIGKEMEGSIWALLEAIWDFNTSFESETMMNDLDGNRISILYNVAMPHDRPSLDMVLVSIVDVTARHEAENELHQAHAELAHVTRVATLGELTVSIAHEVNQPLAAIVTNGGAGLRWLKRSEPDLGEVETSMQRMIADAGRASEVIKRLRALSSKATSQTIPVNLNEVIRETVVLVQRELTNQRIDLQLELAADFPSISGDPIQLQQVIINLILNAVQAMSDPAIRTRKLLVQTAIAGGVAVTKVRDTGTGFAAETAASLFDAFYTTKSNGMGMGLSICRSIVVAHGGRINASSEPGTGAVFEFTIPLQEEAVS
- a CDS encoding response regulator transcription factor, with the protein product MIQNTPPLVFVVDDDASLREALGSLFRSVGMQVELFGSPSEFLERGPVVVTESCLVLDIRLPGVSGLDFQSQLAKLGNNIPIVFMTGHGDVPMSVRAMKAGALDFLIKPFRDQDMLDAVSNALALDRERRATDGELSNLKSRYESLTARERDVIALVTTGLMNKQVAGKLGVSEITVKIHRGHLMEKMGVRTLAELVKIYEALRPVLGK
- a CDS encoding response regulator transcription factor, translated to MSEAKSIAIIDDDASMLDATENLVRSYGFKVCKFTSAESYLASAGDTEIDCLITDVQMDGISGVELSQILWESGVKTPIIFITAFPDERIRNRVMAAGAIGFLGKPFESKSLIDCIERALTH